A region from the Bdellovibrio bacteriovorus genome encodes:
- a CDS encoding diacylglycerol/lipid kinase family protein has protein sequence MRVSVLVNSKAGSVNADLIEAKVREALFRCDLRFSRPQTLTEMADFLNEEMSHKTNAIIICGGDGTINVALQCLMKYDDLSKIPPITIVRSGTANDLAHEIGVSHRIDRAVRNIFEGVVKNIDVIEVSSPEQKAYMLTNGGLGLPAVAAELANKFRNHLRTLSTCPKSAKAFRYLAEKSYYAVKKMGPGVYSMMTAEAIRTWNPDGWGLEIEIPGKVNVETNSPIVLVSNQQSIGASFLPAPYTSNTDGTVNLLLSETKTAQQHAMAALRIRKGNLEKFNAFKTFELREFRLKSQNPRRSLTFFGDGEILLKDVQEISIRCLHRGLPIMVRQ, from the coding sequence ATGAGAGTATCCGTTCTGGTAAATTCCAAAGCCGGGTCTGTGAATGCAGATCTGATTGAAGCGAAAGTACGCGAAGCTTTGTTTCGCTGTGACCTTCGTTTCAGCCGTCCGCAGACGCTGACGGAGATGGCGGATTTCCTTAATGAAGAGATGTCTCATAAAACCAACGCCATCATTATCTGTGGTGGTGATGGTACCATCAATGTCGCGCTTCAATGTTTAATGAAGTATGATGACTTAAGTAAGATTCCACCTATTACTATCGTACGTTCGGGAACCGCGAACGATTTAGCTCATGAAATTGGAGTCTCTCACCGCATTGATCGCGCGGTTCGCAATATCTTTGAAGGTGTCGTTAAGAATATCGATGTAATCGAGGTTAGTTCTCCCGAACAAAAAGCTTATATGTTGACTAACGGAGGCTTAGGTCTTCCGGCAGTGGCTGCGGAGCTCGCAAATAAATTTAGAAATCATCTTCGCACTCTTTCGACTTGTCCCAAATCAGCAAAAGCCTTCCGCTATCTTGCAGAAAAAAGTTATTACGCGGTAAAGAAAATGGGACCCGGTGTTTATTCGATGATGACCGCCGAAGCGATTCGCACTTGGAATCCCGATGGCTGGGGTCTTGAAATTGAAATTCCGGGCAAGGTTAACGTCGAGACAAATTCACCCATCGTTCTAGTCAGCAATCAGCAAAGTATTGGCGCGAGCTTTTTACCGGCTCCTTACACGTCCAATACCGATGGCACCGTGAACTTACTTTTATCCGAAACTAAAACGGCCCAGCAACATGCAATGGCTGCTTTGCGAATCCGTAAAGGTAATTTAGAAAAATTCAATGCCTTTAAAACTTTCGAACTTCGAGAGTTCAGACTAAAGAGCCAGAACCCCCGCCGCTCTTTGACTTTCTTTGGGGATGGCGAGATTCTTCTTAAGGACGTGCAGGAAATTTCAATCCGCTGCTTACATCGCGGACTTCCTATCATGGTCCGACAATAA
- a CDS encoding dehydrogenase, producing the protein MKHSYRIAEISFGRPHWDAAYEFEFNGSHFEVQRFSVNFSVDGVRRLIETLRNQVDAFALTSLPPVIKLEQKSYVHRQYLEIMGIPSPVPLCDGTGLREIANINSLVKKIESGKIQPEGGIFFPSAVFCAELEEYIRHRYRKSVYIGDAYSLLGVPWLIQPFPGLMTLSKLVLNVANFKDLRNNTPLAETKLQKMSRSSLAAQVENVQYVFCDLPFLLLFDSAATEFVRGKDLVIWSSHPLMEAEVKKYNPRSIINLFPENYRVHPYMNYSVLDATLRLVHNRTAPLSIEEWEQLMTEDTEIRQVARKYVMTRNTSTQAKISKGINVVKNKILSEKEPDFAFVIHALSHSDFMRVPGLSALKYMPKEWNDSFDKMASKVPPFVHGHVKHVISEESGKEINGIIYALPATPKVLKNTDPEVVYRKIEGICYDAANRGAKMIGLGAYTKIVGDQGITINQNSPIPVTTGNSLSASATLWALNDVVKKMRLLNQDPQTGMVDGMAMVIGATGSIGQVSAKLLSLVFKKLCLVAPRMNRLQELKETIQKMAPGCEITIATDANELAPQADVLVTATSAFDHKIVDVMLLKPGAVVCDCSRPLDFDIEDAKKRPDVLIIESGEVILPGPVEIDFDMGLPGKAVYACLAETALLTLEGQFEAFTMGRDIEWNKVKQIYRMARRHGVQLAAIQGHTGIITDKEIELTRQLALSKRNK; encoded by the coding sequence ATGAAGCATTCGTATCGAATCGCCGAAATTAGTTTCGGCCGACCGCACTGGGATGCGGCTTATGAGTTTGAATTTAACGGCAGTCACTTTGAAGTGCAGCGCTTTAGTGTGAATTTCTCTGTGGATGGCGTGCGCCGTCTGATTGAAACGCTTCGCAATCAAGTGGATGCCTTTGCTTTAACAAGCCTGCCTCCGGTAATTAAGCTTGAACAAAAAAGCTATGTTCATCGCCAGTATTTAGAAATCATGGGGATTCCTTCGCCAGTACCTTTATGTGATGGAACGGGGCTTCGTGAAATCGCGAACATTAATTCTTTAGTTAAAAAAATTGAATCGGGGAAGATTCAGCCTGAAGGTGGGATCTTTTTCCCATCGGCGGTGTTTTGCGCCGAGCTGGAAGAATACATTCGTCATCGCTATCGCAAATCCGTTTACATCGGTGACGCCTATTCTTTATTGGGCGTACCTTGGTTGATTCAACCTTTCCCAGGTTTGATGACGCTTTCAAAACTGGTTTTGAATGTCGCAAACTTCAAAGATCTTCGTAACAACACTCCGTTGGCGGAAACAAAACTTCAAAAGATGAGTCGCTCCTCTTTGGCGGCACAGGTTGAAAATGTTCAGTATGTTTTCTGTGACTTGCCGTTTCTTTTACTTTTCGACTCAGCCGCTACGGAGTTTGTACGCGGGAAAGATCTGGTCATTTGGTCTTCGCATCCTTTGATGGAAGCGGAAGTAAAGAAGTACAATCCTCGTAGTATTATTAATTTGTTCCCGGAAAATTATCGAGTGCATCCTTACATGAATTATTCTGTTTTGGATGCGACTTTGCGTTTGGTGCACAACCGCACGGCGCCTTTAAGCATTGAAGAGTGGGAGCAACTGATGACGGAGGATACTGAAATCCGTCAGGTGGCGCGCAAGTATGTGATGACTCGCAATACTTCCACGCAAGCGAAGATTTCTAAAGGTATCAACGTCGTTAAGAATAAAATCTTAAGTGAAAAAGAACCGGATTTTGCGTTTGTGATTCATGCCTTATCTCATAGCGATTTTATGCGTGTGCCGGGGCTTTCTGCACTGAAGTACATGCCGAAAGAATGGAATGATTCTTTTGATAAAATGGCTTCGAAAGTTCCGCCTTTTGTTCATGGGCACGTGAAACATGTCATCAGTGAAGAATCGGGTAAAGAGATCAATGGTATTATCTATGCCTTACCAGCAACACCGAAAGTTTTAAAAAACACGGATCCCGAAGTCGTTTATCGCAAGATTGAAGGCATCTGTTACGATGCCGCCAATCGCGGAGCGAAGATGATTGGCCTTGGCGCTTACACGAAAATCGTGGGCGACCAAGGGATCACTATCAATCAGAACAGTCCCATTCCGGTGACAACGGGAAATAGTTTAAGTGCTTCAGCGACACTGTGGGCCTTAAATGACGTGGTTAAAAAAATGCGTCTTTTGAATCAAGATCCGCAGACAGGCATGGTTGACGGCATGGCGATGGTGATTGGTGCCACAGGTTCTATTGGGCAAGTTTCTGCAAAACTTCTTTCGCTGGTCTTTAAGAAACTGTGTCTGGTAGCGCCTCGTATGAATCGTCTGCAAGAACTGAAAGAGACGATTCAGAAAATGGCTCCAGGTTGTGAAATCACAATTGCTACAGATGCCAACGAGCTTGCTCCGCAGGCGGATGTCCTTGTGACGGCCACTTCCGCGTTTGATCACAAAATTGTGGACGTGATGTTGTTGAAACCAGGCGCAGTAGTCTGTGATTGTTCCCGCCCTTTGGATTTCGACATTGAAGATGCGAAGAAAAGACCGGATGTTTTAATCATCGAATCGGGTGAAGTGATTTTACCAGGACCGGTCGAGATTGATTTTGATATGGGGCTTCCTGGTAAAGCGGTTTATGCGTGCTTAGCGGAAACGGCATTGCTGACTTTGGAAGGACAGTTCGAGGCCTTTACCATGGGCCGCGATATTGAGTGGAATAAGGTTAAGCAGATCTATAGAATGGCCCGTCGCCACGGAGTTCAATTGGCGGCGATTCAAGGTCATACAGGAATTATCACGGATAAGGAAATTGAGCTCACACGACAACTGGCTCTTTCAAAAAGAAATAAATAG
- a CDS encoding ABC transporter ATP-binding protein: protein MSALYRLRGLEYSYLWNKQQVPVLKGIDLELEKGCFTCIVGPSGTGKTTLLNLLGLIDTPSNGHIEFAGEDVTRLEESEKEQVRLHKVGFIFQSFYLIPTLTVLENTSYFLPSLGYNHAEAQKTALETLDLLGLADHAKKKPLELSGGQRQRVAIARAIAKKPVVVLADEPTANLDSVTAEKTINAFKELQKAENTSFIFSTHDSHLVSFAKSVYPMKDGRIQESR from the coding sequence ATGAGTGCACTGTATCGTCTTCGTGGGCTTGAGTACTCTTATCTTTGGAATAAACAACAGGTTCCTGTTCTTAAAGGCATCGATCTGGAGTTGGAAAAGGGCTGCTTCACTTGTATTGTAGGCCCGAGTGGGACTGGAAAGACGACGTTGCTGAATCTGTTAGGATTGATCGACACTCCTTCGAATGGCCATATCGAATTCGCTGGTGAAGACGTGACTCGTCTTGAAGAAAGTGAAAAAGAACAAGTTCGTTTGCATAAAGTCGGATTCATCTTTCAATCTTTTTATCTGATTCCGACTTTGACGGTGTTAGAAAATACGTCTTATTTTCTTCCTTCCTTGGGCTATAATCACGCCGAGGCTCAGAAAACGGCGCTGGAAACCTTAGACCTTTTGGGATTGGCAGATCATGCCAAGAAAAAACCTCTGGAGCTTTCGGGTGGACAACGTCAGCGCGTCGCCATTGCCCGCGCGATTGCTAAAAAACCGGTCGTGGTTTTAGCAGATGAACCGACGGCGAATCTGGATTCGGTCACCGCAGAAAAAACCATCAATGCTTTTAAGGAACTGCAAAAAGCCGAAAACACCAGCTTCATTTTTTCTACGCATGATTCGCATCTTGTGAGCTTTGCTAAGTCTGTTTATCCGATGAAAGATGGTCGCATCCAGGAGAGTCGCTAA
- a CDS encoding ABC transporter permease, whose translation MFELIKIAWRNLFRNPRRTLASLCTVALGAAGLLIYQGFNSGVMNQYRENVIHGYYGYGQVFPKNYFGKVHETPWKAWFENPEEIEKQIRSSSSVTQVFPRVSFYSFIVKGGITLGGKGEGVIPERENAFFTDMNFISGGNLQSVDEVILGKGLAESLDAKVGDTVTLLTQTVNNQLNGADLKVSGIFFTGKKVIDDSFYRVDLKQAHQLLDTNRIEMFSLATKGVEAWPQVEKDIHDANSNVEAIPFEILDKNYYQNSVDFLNAQFAFIRSIILVIVAMGIFNVISVGLLERAGEMGALRANGEKRSRLFRILLIENSLLGTLGGFLGICLAVLIDKTLLRGGIPMPPAPGITRQFIVYLDIMAPHYVQALLLPMIATVLASLYPTVKLLKKSIPELLRST comes from the coding sequence ATGTTTGAGCTGATTAAAATTGCTTGGCGCAATCTTTTTAGAAATCCTCGCCGAACTTTGGCCAGCCTTTGTACCGTCGCGCTTGGTGCCGCGGGCCTTTTGATTTATCAAGGCTTTAATTCGGGTGTGATGAATCAGTACCGTGAAAACGTCATTCATGGATATTACGGCTATGGACAAGTGTTTCCGAAAAACTATTTCGGCAAAGTACATGAAACTCCTTGGAAGGCTTGGTTTGAAAATCCGGAAGAGATCGAAAAACAAATTCGTTCCTCATCGTCAGTGACTCAAGTCTTTCCTCGTGTTTCTTTCTATTCTTTTATCGTCAAAGGCGGAATCACCTTAGGTGGTAAAGGGGAGGGTGTTATTCCCGAAAGAGAAAACGCGTTTTTTACTGACATGAATTTCATTTCCGGCGGCAACTTACAAAGTGTCGATGAAGTGATCTTGGGTAAGGGTTTGGCCGAAAGCTTAGACGCTAAAGTCGGTGATACGGTCACGTTATTAACTCAAACCGTGAATAACCAATTGAATGGCGCTGATCTCAAAGTGTCAGGCATTTTCTTTACCGGTAAGAAAGTGATTGATGACTCTTTTTATCGCGTGGACCTGAAGCAAGCTCATCAGCTTTTAGATACCAATCGTATCGAAATGTTTTCTTTAGCGACAAAGGGAGTGGAAGCTTGGCCACAAGTTGAAAAAGACATTCACGATGCGAACTCCAACGTCGAAGCCATTCCTTTTGAAATCTTAGACAAAAACTATTATCAGAACTCTGTCGATTTCTTGAATGCGCAGTTTGCATTCATTCGCTCTATTATTCTGGTGATCGTGGCGATGGGTATTTTCAACGTGATCTCTGTCGGTCTTTTAGAGAGAGCCGGAGAGATGGGTGCCCTTCGCGCCAACGGCGAAAAACGCTCGCGCCTTTTCCGTATCCTGCTTATTGAAAATAGCTTGTTAGGAACTTTGGGGGGCTTTTTAGGAATCTGCTTGGCGGTCCTCATCGACAAGACGTTACTGCGCGGAGGAATTCCCATGCCGCCGGCACCGGGGATCACGCGTCAGTTTATCGTGTACTTAGATATTATGGCTCCGCACTACGTGCAGGCTCTTCTTTTGCCGATGATTGCAACGGTGTTAGCAAGTCTTTATCCGACAGTGAAACTTCTTAAGAAGTCGATCCCAGAGCTTCTTCGTTCGACATAG
- a CDS encoding DUF3419 family protein has protein sequence MAKEYFSDLNYTLSNEDTRIEYDLLPNGVERVFSIAGSGARCLPLMAKNPKYLDVIDMSVSQLYLCELRLQAMKTLTYEEYLFFMGYRGALQAGSDKGDDREALYKRLTLSQDAKNYWNERVSGWKPKGFILLGRWESHFQKLGYLFREVLQCDFSKVFAAQSLEEQIELYEKHWPKIRWNSFIKVAASEYVFNKFLYKGHFSGKSEHRTEQRAPSQFIMEEFDRIFRTQLVRKNYFMQILFLGRIAYEEGLPLEAHFETVEAVKKSSTQVRYLHGNLLEELPKHAYDFISLSDTISYLSEPDANQILQKLSPETRSQSQMVIRSFMRAPTAIDTKNWEPLSDRNLWAQSKDGTGVYQFHIFRKK, from the coding sequence ATGGCAAAAGAATATTTTTCTGATCTGAATTACACCTTGTCCAATGAAGACACGCGTATCGAGTATGATCTTCTGCCAAATGGGGTGGAAAGAGTGTTCAGTATCGCCGGCTCTGGTGCACGCTGTTTGCCTTTGATGGCGAAAAATCCGAAGTATCTTGATGTGATCGATATGTCAGTCAGTCAGCTTTATCTTTGTGAACTGCGTTTGCAAGCCATGAAGACGTTAACATATGAAGAGTATCTTTTCTTTATGGGATATCGTGGAGCCCTGCAAGCGGGCAGCGATAAAGGGGATGATCGCGAAGCGCTCTATAAAAGATTAACTTTGTCCCAGGACGCAAAGAACTATTGGAACGAGCGCGTGTCGGGATGGAAGCCTAAAGGTTTTATTTTATTGGGTCGTTGGGAATCTCACTTTCAAAAATTGGGATATCTTTTCCGTGAGGTCTTGCAATGTGATTTCAGTAAAGTTTTTGCAGCCCAAAGCTTGGAAGAACAAATCGAACTCTATGAAAAGCATTGGCCGAAAATTCGTTGGAATAGTTTTATCAAAGTTGCCGCCAGCGAGTATGTTTTCAATAAGTTCTTATACAAGGGACATTTCAGCGGGAAGTCCGAGCACAGAACTGAGCAGCGGGCGCCTTCTCAATTTATTATGGAAGAGTTCGATCGCATTTTTAGAACTCAGTTGGTTCGTAAAAACTACTTCATGCAAATTCTGTTTTTAGGCCGAATTGCTTATGAGGAAGGTTTGCCGTTAGAAGCACACTTTGAAACCGTCGAGGCTGTCAAAAAGTCCAGCACTCAAGTCCGTTATCTTCATGGGAATCTTTTGGAAGAGCTTCCTAAGCATGCTTATGATTTTATCTCGTTGTCCGACACGATTTCTTACCTGTCAGAGCCTGACGCCAATCAGATTTTACAAAAGCTTTCCCCTGAGACTCGAAGCCAAAGTCAGATGGTCATCCGCTCGTTTATGAGAGCGCCCACCGCTATTGATACGAAAAACTGGGAGCCATTGTCAGATCGTAATCTTTGGGCCCAAAGCAAAGATGGCACCGGGGTTTATCAGTTTCATATTTTCCGCAAAAAGTAG
- a CDS encoding SDR family oxidoreductase yields MSRPRILVTGGTGFLGKLVVPLLREKFEVDVLSRSGQTEVQGDLTHWNADLNFETLRSKKYSIIVHMAGLYDLKGSYVDCFQHNISAMGIALKVAEALEIPYFLNTSTVAAAINSTLSTVKPYDLNFSKAFPDAYSDSKALGEQVLHNWPVKNIKSRINLRLGVLVGDTKKGRIERIDGPYHAPESFKKIRPLIESLPTALPLPGNESVKMPIVPVDKAAEAIVKFCEWALTEKPEGYKSFHVTPTYGLTAKELYTATLKRLAIPNKGITLVSKVPKPLMMKVSSLVARFPEEELFYLMNFPTYDTEATRKVLGPSWCPEFKEYEQAFWSGYEAFVSNRRN; encoded by the coding sequence GTGAGCAGACCTCGTATCCTCGTCACCGGGGGCACTGGCTTTCTCGGAAAATTGGTCGTTCCACTTCTTCGTGAAAAATTCGAAGTGGACGTCCTGTCACGTTCAGGCCAGACAGAAGTCCAGGGCGATCTGACTCATTGGAATGCAGATCTTAATTTTGAAACTCTTCGCTCAAAAAAATATTCCATCATCGTACACATGGCAGGACTTTATGATCTGAAAGGATCTTATGTTGATTGTTTTCAACATAATATTTCGGCGATGGGAATTGCACTGAAAGTCGCTGAGGCTTTAGAAATTCCGTACTTCCTTAATACCAGCACTGTCGCGGCGGCTATCAACTCAACCCTTTCGACGGTGAAACCTTACGATCTTAATTTTTCTAAAGCCTTCCCGGATGCTTATTCTGATTCGAAAGCGTTGGGTGAACAGGTTTTGCACAATTGGCCGGTGAAGAATATCAAATCACGAATCAATCTGCGTTTGGGAGTGCTTGTCGGGGATACTAAGAAAGGCCGCATCGAACGTATCGATGGACCTTATCACGCTCCAGAGTCTTTTAAAAAAATCCGTCCTTTGATTGAATCACTTCCAACGGCATTGCCATTGCCAGGAAATGAATCGGTGAAGATGCCGATTGTTCCTGTGGATAAAGCCGCAGAAGCCATTGTGAAATTTTGCGAATGGGCTCTGACCGAAAAACCTGAAGGCTATAAAAGCTTTCATGTTACGCCGACGTACGGTTTGACGGCAAAAGAACTTTACACGGCCACATTAAAGCGCCTGGCGATTCCTAATAAAGGCATCACCCTTGTCAGCAAAGTGCCAAAACCTTTGATGATGAAAGTTTCAAGTCTGGTGGCGCGCTTTCCTGAAGAAGAACTTTTTTATTTAATGAACTTTCCAACTTACGACACCGAGGCGACGCGCAAAGTTCTAGGCCCTTCTTGGTGTCCTGAGTTTAAAGAATATGAACAAGCATTCTGGAGCGGGTATGAAGCATTCGTATCGAATCGCCGAAATTAG
- a CDS encoding outer membrane lipoprotein-sorting protein, with product MKTLLALCTFVFAVHAVAEENPAEWVKKADNIRNPAESYEMKIRVETPENNSVFQVFLQGQDKTLIVTKEPARDKGRNMLMLDRDFHAYVPNLKRSMRLSLAQKLSGQVSNGDISRTRWYGDYDVTKEADNGKEVQLLLKGNKDNLTYAWIRLWLKKGNFEPLRAEYLGLNGKTVLKRAFFEDYKSIAGATRPTTLKIEDTNKQVSFVRILAMGKKTFGESFFTVRNMESMK from the coding sequence ATGAAGACACTTTTAGCCTTGTGCACCTTTGTATTTGCAGTTCATGCGGTCGCGGAAGAAAATCCCGCAGAGTGGGTTAAAAAGGCCGACAATATTCGCAATCCGGCAGAATCTTATGAAATGAAAATCCGTGTAGAGACTCCGGAAAACAATTCTGTATTCCAAGTTTTTTTGCAGGGGCAGGATAAAACCTTGATCGTTACTAAAGAACCGGCTCGGGACAAGGGTCGCAATATGTTGATGTTGGATCGTGACTTCCACGCTTATGTTCCTAACTTGAAGCGCTCGATGCGTTTGTCCTTGGCACAAAAACTTTCAGGTCAAGTTTCTAATGGCGATATCTCGCGCACTCGCTGGTACGGCGATTACGATGTGACGAAAGAAGCCGACAACGGTAAAGAAGTGCAGCTTCTTCTTAAAGGCAACAAAGACAATCTGACTTATGCGTGGATTCGTCTTTGGCTGAAAAAAGGGAACTTCGAACCCTTGCGTGCGGAATATTTGGGATTGAACGGAAAAACCGTTCTTAAAAGAGCGTTTTTTGAAGACTATAAAAGTATCGCCGGCGCGACTCGCCCGACGACTTTGAAAATCGAAGATACAAATAAACAAGTCAGCTTCGTGCGCATCCTTGCCATGGGTAAAAAGACTTTCGGTGAATCCTTTTTTACCGTTCGTAACATGGAAAGCATGAAGTAG